The following DNA comes from Mycolicibacterium aromaticivorans JS19b1 = JCM 16368.
GGTCGACACGATGTTCAACGTCTCGAAACCGTCCGACGGTAGGTAGTCGGCGTAGCGGCGCGGCATGCCGGCGTTGCCGAGCCAGTGCTGCACCAGGAACGTGGTGTGGAAGCCGATGAACGTCAGCCAGAAGTGCACCTTGCCCAGGCGCTCGTCGAGCAGACGGCCGGTCATCTTCGGGAACCAGAAATAGATCCCGGCGTAGGTCGCGAACACGATGGTGCCGAAGAGCACGTAGTGGAAGTGCGCGACCACGAAGTAGCTGTCGCTGACGTGGAAGTCCAGTGGCGGGCTGGCCAGCAGCACGCCGGACAGGCCACCCAGCAGGAACGTCACCAGGAAGCCGATGGAGAACAGCATCGGCGTCTCGAACGTCAGCCTGCCCTTCCACATGGTGCCGATCCAGTTGAAGAACTTGATGCCGGTGGGCACCGCGATCAGGAACGTCATGAACGAGAAGAACGGCAGCAGGACTGCACCGGTGACGTACATGTGATGCGCCCACACCGCCACCGACAGCGCCGCGATGCTGATCGTCGCGTAGATCAGCGTGGTGTAACCGAACACCGGCTTACGGGAGAACACCGGGAAGATCTCGGTCACGATGCCGAAGAACGGCAGCGCGATGATGTACACCTCGGGATGGCCGAAGAACCAGAACAGATGCTGGAACAGCATCGTGCCGCCGTTGGCCGGGTCGTAGATGTGCGCGCCCAGGTGGCGGTCGGCGGCCAGGCCGAACAGTGCGGCGGTCAGCAGCGGGAACGCCACCAGCACCAGGATCGAGGTGACGAAGATGTTCCAGGTGAAGATCGGCATCCGGAACATGGTCATGCCGGGCGCACGCATACACACCACGGTGGTGATCATGTTGACGCCACCGAGGATGGTGCCGAGACCACCGACGGCCAGGCCGAGGATCCACAGGTCACCGCCGGCGCCCGGTGAGTGCATCGCATCCGACAGCGGCGTGTAGGCGGTCCAGCCGAAGTCGGCGGCACCACCCGGGGTGATGAACCCGGCCAGCGCGATCATCGCCCCAAACACGAAGAGCCAGAACGACAGCGCGTTCAGCCGCGGGAACGCCACATCGGGGGCGCCGATCTGCAGCGGCAGCACCAGGTTGGCGAACCCGAACACGATCGGCGTCGCATAGAACAGCAGCATCGCCGTGCCGTGCATGGTGAACAGCTGGTTGTACTGCTCATTCGACAAGAACTGCAAGCCCGGCACAGCCAGCTCGGCGCGAATGAACAGCGCCATCAAGCCACCCATGAAGAAGAAAACGAAGCAGGCGACGCAGTACATGATGCCGATCAACTTGTGATCGGTCGTCGTGACCAGCTTGTAGATCAGGTTGCCCTTGGGACCCATCCGTGCAGGTGCGGGTCGAGTGGCCTCGAGTTCCCCCCGCGAAGGCACAACGGCAGTCAACTGTCCTCCAAAAATCGTTAGCGCGCCGAGAACGTGTAGTTGATCCTAGCCGCCCGTGGCCGCCAATGGGCTGTGGGTCCTACATTCTGTCGTATTTGTCACCGATACACCTTCAACCGCAGCTCAGCGACCCTACAACAGGCGGATGTTACGGTCGGCGTCGTGCTGATCGGTGGTGGACGTGCGGGTGTCGTGGTGGCCGCCGGGGCGGTGCTGGCCGCGGTCGCCATGACAGTGGCGAGCGGGTGCTCCACAACACCGCCGAAGAGCGCGCCGCCGGGCGCACCGTCCCTGGTCACCAGCACCACCCAGATCGCGAGCGCGGGCGTGCTGGGCAACCAACGCAGGCCCGACGAATCGTGTGCGCCCGAGCCGGCTCGCCTG
Coding sequences within:
- the ctaD gene encoding cytochrome c oxidase subunit I — its product is MGPKGNLIYKLVTTTDHKLIGIMYCVACFVFFFMGGLMALFIRAELAVPGLQFLSNEQYNQLFTMHGTAMLLFYATPIVFGFANLVLPLQIGAPDVAFPRLNALSFWLFVFGAMIALAGFITPGGAADFGWTAYTPLSDAMHSPGAGGDLWILGLAVGGLGTILGGVNMITTVVCMRAPGMTMFRMPIFTWNIFVTSILVLVAFPLLTAALFGLAADRHLGAHIYDPANGGTMLFQHLFWFFGHPEVYIIALPFFGIVTEIFPVFSRKPVFGYTTLIYATISIAALSVAVWAHHMYVTGAVLLPFFSFMTFLIAVPTGIKFFNWIGTMWKGRLTFETPMLFSIGFLVTFLLGGLSGVLLASPPLDFHVSDSYFVVAHFHYVLFGTIVFATYAGIYFWFPKMTGRLLDERLGKVHFWLTFIGFHTTFLVQHWLGNAGMPRRYADYLPSDGFETLNIVSTIGAFILGVSVLPFVWNIFKSWRYGEVVTVDDPWGYGNSLEWATSCPPPRHNFTELPRIRSERPAFELHYPHMIERMRAEAHVGRAHGPDDGDVTRLDDEHVRT